Proteins found in one Exiguobacterium sp. 9-2 genomic segment:
- the murC gene encoding UDP-N-acetylmuramate--L-alanine ligase has translation MTKYHFVGIKGTGMSALAQVLHEMNHEVQGSDIEKHIFTEDALRAKGIPFFPFNADNIKEDYVIIQGNAFGDDHPEIARANELGLTIHHYYDFLGHLANEYRSVAITGSHGKTSTTGLLSHVLSGITPTAFLIGDGTGAGVEDAKAFVFEACEYKRHFLYYKPDYAIMTNIDFDHSDYFTGIDDVVSAFQEMAMQVKQAIVACGDDEHLQNIQANVPVLYYGFGENNDFRAENATSTPDGTSFDVYLRDDFYGTFLIPGFGRHHVLNALSVIAICQYEGLSKEDVAERLATFGGVKRRFSESEFGTQILVDDYAHHPKEISATIESARKKYPDREVIAIFQPHTYTRLKSFMDDFATSLREADATYLCEIFGSAREQEGQVRVEDLQEKIPQASILTRDNVSVLRQHENAVLLFMGAGDIQTYQHQYQSVK, from the coding sequence ATGACAAAGTATCATTTTGTTGGAATCAAAGGAACAGGGATGAGTGCGCTCGCCCAAGTACTACATGAGATGAATCATGAGGTACAAGGTTCAGACATCGAAAAGCACATTTTTACTGAAGACGCGTTACGGGCTAAGGGAATTCCATTTTTCCCGTTCAATGCGGATAACATCAAAGAAGATTATGTCATCATCCAGGGGAATGCCTTTGGAGATGATCATCCAGAAATCGCACGGGCAAATGAACTTGGTTTAACGATCCATCATTATTACGATTTCTTAGGACACTTAGCAAATGAATATCGTTCGGTCGCCATTACAGGCTCACACGGAAAAACGTCGACGACAGGTTTGCTTTCACACGTCTTGAGCGGTATTACACCGACGGCCTTCTTGATCGGAGACGGAACAGGGGCAGGAGTAGAAGATGCGAAGGCATTCGTCTTCGAGGCATGTGAATACAAACGTCACTTCTTATATTACAAGCCGGATTACGCTATCATGACGAACATCGACTTCGATCATTCGGATTATTTCACGGGAATCGATGATGTCGTTTCGGCTTTTCAAGAGATGGCGATGCAGGTCAAGCAAGCAATCGTTGCTTGTGGAGATGACGAACATCTTCAAAACATTCAAGCGAATGTACCTGTTCTTTATTATGGATTCGGAGAAAACAATGATTTCCGAGCTGAAAATGCGACATCAACGCCAGACGGCACATCGTTTGATGTCTATTTACGTGATGATTTCTATGGCACGTTCCTGATTCCAGGATTCGGTCGTCATCATGTCTTGAATGCATTATCGGTCATTGCGATCTGTCAGTACGAAGGATTGAGTAAAGAAGACGTTGCTGAACGTTTAGCAACATTCGGTGGAGTGAAACGCCGCTTCAGTGAGTCAGAATTTGGCACACAAATCTTAGTAGACGACTACGCACACCATCCAAAAGAGATCAGCGCAACGATCGAGTCGGCACGGAAGAAATATCCGGATCGTGAAGTCATCGCGATTTTCCAACCGCATACGTACACACGCTTGAAATCATTCATGGATGATTTTGCGACATCTTTACGTGAAGCAGATGCGACATATCTATGTGAAATCTTTGGTTCAGCACGTGAGCAGGAAGGGCAAGTTCGAGTCGAAGATTTGCAGGAGAAAATTCCGCAAGCTTCTATTCTGACGCGCGACAACGTTTCTGTCCTACGTCAGCATGAAAATGCTGTGCTTCTATTCATGGGAGCGGGCGACATTCAAACGTATCAGCATCAATATCAAAGTGTAAAATAA
- the ytpR gene encoding YtpR family tRNA-binding protein, whose amino-acid sequence MNVFYNKEGVGDVLMIILEDAPRAEVTATREGDVATIKHGDRIVGYNLFEASNTFTIESQGPVELTEELAARIQKELANRDIELSLEQVDYSPKFVVGFVASCEKHPDADKLSVCQVEVDNGTLQIVCGAPNVAAGQKVVVAKPGAVMPSGLIIRPSALRGVPSSGMLCSARELGLANAPQEKGILVLDDTSAVGEAFSIGR is encoded by the coding sequence ATGAATGTGTTTTATAATAAAGAGGGCGTCGGTGACGTCTTAATGATCATTTTAGAAGACGCACCACGTGCGGAAGTGACGGCGACTCGTGAAGGAGACGTAGCAACAATCAAGCATGGTGATCGTATTGTTGGTTACAACTTGTTTGAGGCGTCGAATACATTTACGATCGAGTCACAAGGACCGGTTGAATTGACGGAAGAATTGGCAGCACGCATCCAAAAGGAACTTGCAAACCGAGATATCGAATTGTCACTCGAACAAGTTGACTATTCTCCGAAATTCGTTGTCGGGTTTGTTGCTTCTTGTGAGAAGCATCCGGATGCTGACAAATTATCGGTCTGTCAGGTAGAGGTGGATAACGGAACTTTACAAATCGTTTGTGGAGCGCCGAATGTAGCAGCGGGTCAAAAGGTCGTCGTCGCTAAACCGGGTGCGGTCATGCCGTCTGGGTTAATCATTCGTCCTTCAGCATTACGTGGCGTACCGTCAAGTGGTATGCTCTGTTCAGCGCGTGAGCTCGGACTTGCCAATGCGCCACAAGAAAAAGGGATTCTTGTACTTGATGATACATCAGCAGTAGGGGAAGCATTCTCAATCGGTCGATGA
- a CDS encoding DUF1444 domain-containing protein translates to MELQQIRRMMTQTFEEEGYTTYFDREKSVLRIERKHDKSGVDVGLNPLVAKAKRRGVIAVEETIEYIRAVLGQTDQISLVGQEQKIFPVIRAKSFADTTKEGKTLVSTPHTGETKIMYALDLGATYRLIDEELLASAEWTAEQLSEAARFNLKSLDAPFKQDEVAGNIFYFLSLGDGYEASRVLNKTLLADYAARIEGEFAVGIPHQDVLIFADIRNDAGYDVLQQLMFDFFSNGRVPVTALPFLYEDGNLEPVFVLAKNKQPKE, encoded by the coding sequence GTGGAACTACAACAAATCCGAAGAATGATGACACAAACATTCGAAGAAGAAGGTTATACAACGTATTTCGATCGTGAAAAGTCCGTGTTACGAATTGAGCGGAAGCATGATAAATCAGGCGTTGATGTCGGATTGAACCCGCTCGTCGCAAAAGCAAAACGAAGAGGTGTCATCGCAGTCGAAGAGACGATCGAATACATCCGTGCTGTACTCGGACAAACGGATCAAATTTCACTCGTTGGACAAGAACAGAAAATATTCCCTGTCATTCGGGCTAAATCGTTTGCTGATACGACAAAAGAAGGAAAAACGCTTGTCAGCACACCACATACTGGTGAGACGAAAATCATGTACGCACTTGATTTAGGGGCGACATATCGTTTGATTGACGAGGAGTTATTGGCATCTGCAGAATGGACGGCTGAACAGCTGTCGGAAGCTGCACGTTTTAACCTGAAATCGCTCGATGCGCCATTTAAACAAGATGAAGTAGCGGGGAACATCTTTTATTTCTTGAGTCTTGGAGACGGATATGAGGCGAGTCGTGTCTTGAACAAGACATTGTTAGCTGATTACGCGGCGCGAATCGAAGGGGAATTCGCTGTTGGTATTCCACACCAGGATGTCTTGATTTTTGCCGATATCCGCAATGACGCTGGATATGATGTCTTACAACAACTCATGTTTGATTTCTTCTCGAACGGTCGTGTACCTGTTACGGCATTGCCATTCTTATATGAAGATGGCAATCTTGAACCGGTCTTCGTCCTTGCGAAAAACAAGCAGCCGAAAGAGTAA
- a CDS encoding thioredoxin family protein has protein sequence MKTLQSKQEFDTAKQGKAVFLFSANWCPDCRFLDPFMPEIEQTFDAFEFYYVDRDDHIEIAQEMDIFGIPSFVAFRDGEETGRYVGKERKTPEQVTAFLETV, from the coding sequence ATGAAAACATTACAATCCAAACAAGAATTCGATACAGCAAAACAAGGCAAGGCCGTCTTTTTATTCTCAGCAAACTGGTGCCCGGATTGTCGCTTTTTAGATCCGTTCATGCCGGAAATCGAGCAGACGTTTGACGCGTTCGAATTTTACTATGTCGATCGCGACGATCACATTGAAATTGCCCAGGAAATGGACATCTTCGGAATTCCAAGCTTTGTCGCGTTCCGAGATGGTGAAGAAACAGGGCGTTATGTCGGCAAAGAGCGGAAGACACCAGAACAAGTGACAGCATTTTTAGAAACGGTTTAA
- a CDS encoding PTS transporter subunit IIC, which yields MFKQKGISLSPKVYFITVLSYMALGLFSSLIMGLIVQTIGEGLVDRGIEARFLIQLGEQAIALTGPAIGVAVAFALEAPPLILFAAVAVGAFGYEAGGPAGSYIATLLATEIGKLVSKMTRLDILLTPFVTLLVGFVAGRYAGKWIGKGMTDLGEIIRWGTEREPLFMGIFIATVMGLALTAPISSAALGIMLGLDGLAAGAATIGCAAQMIGFGVISYRDNGIGGVIAQSIGTSMLQVGNIIRNPWILIPPTIAGAILAPFATVLLMLESNPEGSGMGTSGFVGPLMLLKTMGFEMEYYVAVIVLCFIAPGIISYLIYRLLLRLGRIQDGDLKIEY from the coding sequence ATGTTCAAGCAAAAGGGAATTTCACTTAGCCCTAAAGTATATTTCATCACTGTATTAAGTTATATGGCGCTTGGTTTATTCAGTTCGCTGATCATGGGCTTGATTGTTCAAACAATCGGAGAAGGGTTGGTAGATCGTGGTATCGAAGCAAGGTTTCTTATTCAATTAGGCGAGCAGGCGATTGCTCTGACGGGACCAGCGATCGGTGTCGCCGTAGCGTTTGCGCTTGAAGCACCGCCACTCATCTTATTTGCAGCAGTTGCGGTTGGAGCATTTGGATATGAAGCTGGCGGACCGGCAGGTAGTTACATTGCGACGCTACTTGCAACAGAAATCGGAAAACTCGTGTCAAAGATGACGCGACTCGATATTCTGTTGACGCCGTTCGTCACGTTGCTAGTTGGATTCGTTGCTGGACGTTATGCCGGGAAATGGATTGGAAAAGGCATGACCGATCTGGGTGAAATAATTCGCTGGGGGACGGAACGCGAACCGTTGTTCATGGGTATCTTCATTGCTACTGTGATGGGACTTGCATTGACAGCGCCAATTTCAAGTGCCGCACTTGGAATCATGCTTGGATTGGATGGACTTGCTGCGGGTGCTGCGACGATCGGCTGTGCCGCTCAAATGATTGGTTTTGGTGTCATCAGTTATCGTGATAACGGAATCGGGGGCGTCATCGCACAAAGTATCGGCACATCGATGCTCCAAGTCGGAAACATCATCCGCAATCCTTGGATTCTCATTCCGCCTACGATCGCAGGTGCTATCCTAGCGCCATTCGCGACTGTTCTGTTGATGCTTGAGAGCAACCCAGAAGGCTCAGGCATGGGGACGAGTGGTTTTGTTGGTCCATTGATGTTGTTGAAGACGATGGGGTTTGAAATGGAATACTATGTAGCCGTCATCGTATTATGTTTTATTGCGCCTGGCATCATCAGTTATCTCATCTATCGGTTATTACTTCGACTCGGTCGGATTCAAGATGGTGACTTGAAAATCGAATATTAA
- a CDS encoding M42 family metallopeptidase, protein MNEKTRELFRTLTELNGAPGFEHEVRQFVRERITPVTDEIVTDGLGSIFGKRTGDATGPKVMVAGHMDEVAFMVTQITKNGMLRIQPLGGWWSQVLLAQRFSICTDNGIIPGVIASIPPHLLTEEVRNKPMAIKDMFIDIGADSKEEAESFGVRPGIPAVPFFPFTPMANPKKIMAKAWDNRYGVGMAIELLEETTAADHPNILFSGATVQEEVGLRGAQTATTLIDPDVAFVVDASPANDASGDKTEFGQLGQGPLLRIKDSVMILSKEMTDYVLDTAESNKIPYQYYVGAGGTDGGVIHRSNNGIPTTVVGLPARYIHTHASIMHTDDYDAAKELLRKLVTNLDTTTLATLQVK, encoded by the coding sequence ATGAATGAAAAAACGAGAGAGTTATTTCGAACACTGACGGAATTAAATGGGGCACCAGGGTTTGAACACGAGGTGCGTCAGTTCGTTCGCGAACGCATTACACCTGTCACGGACGAGATCGTTACAGATGGACTGGGTTCGATTTTCGGGAAGCGAACAGGGGATGCGACAGGACCGAAAGTCATGGTTGCCGGACACATGGACGAAGTGGCATTCATGGTGACGCAAATCACGAAGAATGGGATGTTACGGATCCAACCGCTCGGTGGTTGGTGGAGTCAAGTATTGCTTGCCCAACGGTTCTCGATCTGTACAGACAACGGTATCATCCCTGGTGTCATCGCGTCGATTCCACCACACTTATTAACAGAAGAAGTACGCAATAAGCCAATGGCAATCAAAGACATGTTCATCGATATCGGTGCGGATTCAAAAGAAGAAGCGGAATCGTTTGGTGTACGTCCGGGTATTCCGGCAGTACCATTTTTCCCGTTCACACCGATGGCGAATCCGAAGAAAATCATGGCGAAAGCATGGGATAACCGCTATGGTGTCGGAATGGCAATCGAATTGTTGGAGGAGACGACAGCAGCGGATCATCCGAACATTTTGTTCTCTGGTGCAACGGTTCAAGAAGAAGTCGGATTGCGCGGTGCCCAAACAGCGACGACGCTTATCGATCCTGATGTGGCGTTCGTCGTCGATGCGTCTCCTGCCAATGATGCGTCAGGAGACAAAACGGAATTTGGTCAACTCGGACAAGGACCATTACTCCGTATTAAAGACAGCGTCATGATTCTTTCGAAAGAGATGACGGATTATGTCCTTGATACGGCAGAATCGAACAAGATTCCGTATCAATACTACGTCGGTGCAGGTGGAACGGACGGCGGTGTCATCCATCGCTCGAACAATGGTATTCCAACAACAGTCGTTGGTTTACCGGCACGTTATATCCATACGCACGCATCGATCATGCATACAGATGATTATGATGCGGCGAAGGAATTGCTACGAAAACTCGTCACGAATCTTGATACGACGACGCTTGCAACATTGCAAGTCAAGTAA
- a CDS encoding PepSY domain-containing protein: MKKRYWIIGLAAAVVAAFAVKKAVDNKQLSAEEALEITKRTFSAKGRVQGAWISATPEAYAYESRDYQSYKGGISVLEGDDEKTYQFTVDAETGALLEYA, from the coding sequence ATGAAAAAACGCTATTGGATTATCGGATTGGCAGCAGCTGTCGTCGCCGCTTTCGCAGTGAAGAAGGCCGTTGACAATAAACAACTTTCTGCCGAAGAAGCGCTCGAAATCACGAAACGCACATTTTCAGCAAAAGGACGTGTCCAAGGTGCATGGATCTCTGCAACACCGGAGGCTTACGCATATGAGTCACGTGACTACCAAAGCTATAAAGGTGGCATCTCGGTCCTTGAAGGTGATGACGAAAAAACGTATCAATTCACAGTCGATGCCGAAACTGGCGCATTACTCGAATACGCTTAA
- a CDS encoding DUF1304 domain-containing protein, whose protein sequence is MSILATIFVLLVSLEHFYIMALEMFFLSSKAARRTFGLTDEAVASKQIQTLFANQGLYNGFLAAGLLFGLIREDIAVQLFFLACVFIAALYGALTANRSILLKQGLPAILAFIFVLLA, encoded by the coding sequence ATGTCCATTCTTGCTACTATCTTCGTTTTACTTGTTTCCTTAGAGCACTTTTATATCATGGCTCTTGAAATGTTCTTTTTATCCTCTAAGGCGGCACGACGTACATTCGGACTGACGGATGAAGCGGTCGCATCTAAGCAAATCCAGACGCTTTTTGCCAATCAAGGTCTCTACAATGGATTTTTAGCTGCTGGTCTTCTGTTTGGTCTGATCCGTGAAGATATTGCTGTCCAACTGTTCTTTTTAGCTTGTGTGTTCATCGCCGCACTCTATGGCGCCTTGACGGCTAATCGTTCCATTTTACTTAAACAAGGATTACCCGCCATACTCGCTTTCATCTTTGTGTTGTTAGCATAA
- the trmB gene encoding tRNA (guanosine(46)-N7)-methyltransferase TrmB — MRLRHKPWAQDYMKEQSSIYIAEPASLKGNWATEFKNDNPIYIEVGSGKGAFITGMANQHPEINFIAIELFESVAVTIVQKLVEAPQANVRVLTVDAKDLRDYFEKGEVARVYLNFSDPWPKTRHAKRRLTYKTFLSTYEDILPAKGQIHFKTDNRKLFESSLMTMSAYGMRFDWMSLDLHANEPEDNVRTEYEERFSSMGQPIYRMEATYQN, encoded by the coding sequence GTGCGTTTACGACATAAACCATGGGCACAGGATTATATGAAGGAACAATCCTCGATCTATATAGCAGAACCAGCATCCCTGAAAGGAAACTGGGCGACAGAGTTTAAAAATGATAATCCGATCTACATCGAAGTGGGGTCAGGAAAAGGAGCCTTCATTACAGGGATGGCAAACCAACATCCGGAGATCAACTTCATCGCGATTGAACTTTTTGAGAGCGTAGCAGTGACGATCGTTCAAAAATTAGTAGAGGCTCCACAAGCAAATGTTCGTGTCTTGACGGTCGATGCGAAAGATTTACGTGATTACTTCGAAAAAGGTGAAGTAGCGCGCGTTTATTTGAACTTCTCGGATCCTTGGCCGAAGACACGCCATGCGAAACGTCGTTTGACGTATAAAACGTTCCTCTCAACGTATGAAGACATCTTACCTGCGAAAGGACAAATCCATTTCAAGACTGACAATCGAAAGTTGTTTGAATCGAGTCTGATGACGATGTCGGCATACGGTATGCGTTTTGACTGGATGTCGCTTGATCTACATGCGAATGAACCGGAGGATAACGTCCGGACAGAGTATGAAGAGCGCTTTTCTTCAATGGGTCAACCAATTTATCGGATGGAAGCAACATACCAAAATTAA
- the cydS gene encoding cytochrome bd oxidase small subunit CydS: MEDFLIAWGSPIVLVMGICALFVWATFGKVDVE; encoded by the coding sequence ATGGAAGACTTCTTGATTGCTTGGGGCTCCCCCATCGTTCTCGTCATGGGCATCTGTGCCTTATTCGTCTGGGCGACTTTCGGAAAAGTCGACGTTGAATAA
- the alsS gene encoding acetolactate synthase AlsS, giving the protein MNENKNSDSKELVQKKTGADLVVDSLIEQGVDYIFGIPGAKIDSVFNVLQDRGPELIVARHEQNAAFMAQAIGRLTDKPGVVLVTSGPGASNLATGLVTANSEGDPVVAIAGAVTRADRLKRTHQSMDNQALFTPITNFSAEVQDADNIPEVLSNAFRTAETTSGAAFVSIPQDVGLSEANVTAFRAVESPKLGVAPEAWVEETARLIQDAKLPVLLLGMRASQPDVVHAIRSLLKHVSIPVVQTFQAAGTLSRELESNFYGRVGLFRNQPGDALLAEADLVLSIGYDPIGYDPKFWNQPTHDRTLVHIDQMRAEIDHFYRPDRELVGDMAKTVDAIAERLQPLTLPESSAQFLEGLHQRLVDRDVPPVADSPLTHPLYFMKTLREKIADDVTVTVDVGSHYIWMARHFRSYEPRHLLFSNGMQTLGVALPWAIAATLVRPGKKAVSISGDGGFLFSAMELETAVRLNSPLVHFVWRDSGFDMVAFQQEMKYKRKSGTSFGDVDLVKYAESFGAKGLRVNHPSELAAIMDEALATEGPVIVDVPIDYRDNIALGEQVHLDQLN; this is encoded by the coding sequence ATGAACGAAAATAAAAACAGTGATTCAAAAGAACTAGTACAGAAGAAAACAGGTGCAGACTTAGTCGTCGATTCACTCATCGAACAGGGTGTAGATTACATTTTTGGTATTCCTGGCGCCAAAATTGATTCCGTCTTCAATGTGTTACAGGATCGGGGACCTGAACTCATCGTTGCACGTCACGAACAAAATGCTGCATTCATGGCTCAAGCCATTGGTCGCTTGACAGACAAACCAGGCGTTGTACTTGTAACATCTGGCCCAGGCGCATCAAACTTAGCGACAGGTCTTGTGACAGCAAACTCTGAAGGTGACCCAGTTGTCGCAATCGCCGGAGCCGTTACACGAGCAGACCGCTTAAAACGAACACATCAGTCCATGGACAATCAGGCACTCTTTACACCGATTACGAACTTCAGTGCAGAAGTGCAAGATGCCGATAATATTCCAGAAGTACTGTCCAATGCTTTCCGAACAGCGGAAACAACATCTGGGGCTGCTTTCGTTAGTATCCCGCAAGACGTCGGATTGAGCGAAGCGAACGTCACGGCATTCCGTGCGGTTGAATCACCGAAGCTCGGTGTTGCACCAGAAGCTTGGGTTGAAGAAACAGCTCGTTTGATCCAAGATGCGAAGCTACCTGTCTTGTTGCTCGGTATGCGTGCGAGTCAGCCGGACGTCGTACATGCGATTCGTTCCCTGCTCAAACACGTCTCGATTCCTGTCGTCCAGACGTTCCAAGCGGCCGGCACATTATCACGTGAGCTTGAATCGAATTTCTATGGACGCGTCGGACTATTCCGTAATCAACCGGGAGATGCACTGCTCGCAGAAGCGGATCTCGTCCTCTCGATCGGCTATGACCCAATTGGCTATGATCCGAAATTCTGGAACCAACCGACGCACGACCGGACGCTTGTCCATATTGATCAAATGCGTGCTGAAATTGACCACTTCTATCGCCCAGACCGCGAGCTTGTCGGTGATATGGCGAAAACGGTCGATGCAATCGCCGAGCGCCTGCAACCACTCACATTACCTGAAAGTTCAGCTCAATTCCTTGAAGGATTACATCAACGTCTTGTCGATCGCGATGTTCCTCCTGTCGCGGATTCTCCGTTGACGCACCCACTCTATTTCATGAAGACGTTACGTGAAAAAATTGCGGATGATGTCACGGTCACAGTCGACGTTGGTTCTCACTATATTTGGATGGCACGTCATTTCCGTTCGTACGAACCACGTCACCTTCTCTTTAGTAATGGGATGCAAACGCTTGGTGTCGCGCTTCCTTGGGCAATCGCAGCAACACTCGTACGTCCTGGTAAGAAGGCCGTCTCGATTTCAGGTGATGGTGGATTCCTCTTCTCGGCGATGGAACTTGAGACAGCTGTTCGTTTGAACTCACCACTTGTCCACTTCGTATGGCGTGATAGCGGATTCGACATGGTCGCGTTCCAACAAGAGATGAAATACAAACGGAAATCCGGTACGTCATTTGGTGACGTCGATCTCGTCAAATATGCTGAGAGTTTCGGAGCAAAAGGATTACGCGTCAATCATCCATCTGAACTAGCCGCAATCATGGATGAAGCACTCGCGACAGAAGGACCAGTCATCGTCGATGTTCCGATTGATTATCGCGACAACATCGCGCTCGGAGAACAAGTTCATCTCGATCAATTGAACTGA
- the budA gene encoding acetolactate decarboxylase: MTHDKTLVQISTMMALLDGVFESEVTYASVLDQRNFGIGTFDHLDGEMIGFDGQFYQLRSDGSARPLQPETTTPFATLTRFVPEQTLSVTEEMSKSEFEHWLNEQLPTINSFYAVRIDGTFTEVQTRTVARQEKPFVPITEAVASQSARTFEQTEGTLAGYYTPRFGHGIAVAGYHLHFIDAERAGGGHVFDYTVKNVTVTFEEKPQLDLRLPTTEAYRSADLESHDIEKEIKIAEG, translated from the coding sequence ATGACACACGATAAAACGCTCGTCCAGATTTCAACGATGATGGCACTGCTCGACGGAGTATTCGAGAGTGAAGTCACATACGCGTCCGTTCTTGATCAACGAAATTTTGGTATCGGAACGTTCGACCACTTGGATGGTGAGATGATTGGTTTTGATGGTCAGTTCTACCAGCTCCGTTCAGACGGTAGCGCTCGGCCACTTCAGCCTGAGACGACAACGCCGTTTGCGACATTGACCCGTTTCGTGCCAGAGCAAACGCTCTCCGTGACAGAAGAGATGTCAAAATCGGAATTCGAACACTGGTTGAATGAACAACTACCGACGATCAATAGTTTTTATGCCGTTCGAATTGATGGAACGTTCACAGAGGTGCAGACACGTACCGTCGCACGTCAAGAGAAACCGTTCGTTCCAATCACGGAAGCTGTCGCCTCTCAAAGCGCGCGTACTTTCGAACAAACGGAAGGAACACTCGCCGGTTACTACACACCACGGTTCGGTCACGGTATCGCCGTCGCTGGATATCATCTTCATTTCATCGATGCTGAACGCGCGGGCGGAGGCCATGTCTTTGACTACACGGTCAAGAACGTCACCGTCACATTCGAAGAAAAACCGCAGCTTGATTTACGTTTACCAACGACTGAAGCGTATCGGTCGGCGGATCTTGAAAGTCATGATATTGAAAAAGAGATTAAAATCGCAGAAGGTTAA
- a CDS encoding phosphotransferase family protein, with protein sequence MEIDILDALGEGWTLTPAGGITGEAYIASTGQSKLFLKRNSSPFLAILSADGIVPKLLWTKRIYSGDVISAQQFIEGDELEPEMMERPEVARLLGKIHDSKELLFMLQQLDQRPIEPDELLRQCHLYFQPEDLENPELVELAMDYLERNLEQVRTDEQVVCHSDLNHNNWLTGADGQLYLNDWDDAIIADRAYDLGMMLYSYVDEAAWPEWFEHYGHPLTNDLKQRMHWYVVAQAVLSLYWYEDMRHPDVEDSYHFLEQLLEYSND encoded by the coding sequence ATGGAAATAGATATTTTAGATGCGCTTGGCGAAGGCTGGACCCTTACGCCAGCAGGTGGAATCACAGGAGAAGCGTACATCGCTTCAACCGGACAATCAAAATTGTTCTTAAAACGAAATTCATCGCCGTTCTTGGCGATTTTATCCGCGGACGGAATCGTCCCGAAATTATTATGGACGAAACGAATCTATAGCGGGGATGTCATCAGTGCGCAACAATTCATTGAAGGCGACGAGTTGGAGCCGGAAATGATGGAACGTCCGGAAGTGGCGCGTTTGCTTGGGAAAATCCATGATTCGAAGGAATTGCTGTTCATGCTACAACAGCTTGACCAACGTCCGATCGAGCCTGATGAGTTATTGCGCCAATGTCACTTATATTTTCAACCAGAAGACTTAGAGAATCCAGAACTGGTAGAACTTGCGATGGATTATCTCGAACGAAATCTGGAGCAAGTAAGAACGGATGAACAAGTCGTCTGTCATTCAGATCTAAATCATAATAATTGGTTGACGGGAGCGGACGGTCAACTCTACCTGAACGACTGGGATGATGCGATCATTGCCGACCGTGCGTATGACCTCGGGATGATGTTATACAGTTATGTCGATGAAGCGGCTTGGCCCGAATGGTTTGAGCATTATGGTCATCCGTTGACGAATGATCTGAAACAACGAATGCATTGGTATGTCGTAGCGCAAGCTGTATTATCCTTGTATTGGTATGAAGATATGCGTCATCCGGATGTCGAGGACAGCTATCATTTTCTAGAACAGTTACTTGAATACTCGAACGACTAA